One genomic window of Ciona intestinalis chromosome 7, KH, whole genome shotgun sequence includes the following:
- the LOC100175266 gene encoding centrosomal protein of 76 kDa-like — MALPAEKVVELKQIIHNQMNQANIHDQIKDIISQSLNRQDPGPSDENFDITEGQILSDLKRRGVVEDILSKLQVSSPMYSDHYKPATHEPSADEYARSKVTSKAAVNPTRRYIYFHVLAGKAFLEHVNATGGAGCSMFKLHLHFRGQRFSSNPVPVACEPNLNEAFLLELHSPDAGESSAMMNVENMLSICDPVHLVLTKHDNDGTSSLISSHSFEWREILTEKCGQVRKTIEMMGVGAECKVPAGIIDVSVELVPPVKNVLLPDILDAQLQLERQRAAERDRLFVVYAKQWWKEYLEIRSEHETRPVKIFSQDETGVNRLVCSYVSPLQAGRLITSPKMAARFVSAIPCESNSFGGAGTNASNWQTTHSFLCAKKGSSEDHSNLLCSLLLGFGLEAYVCSGKKSNKAVCTWVMTIHCDGKVYFWDSTTGQRYTHQRVDPNDPPATKQPTNKHPFKSIGCVYNNEHFYANIQPLNIVDTTKFNLRNTSLWKSMPTDAITSVSGNLYPSICSPLPNLKPPSLDPALMSNTLEVSLKAQVLMHRKHLDLSTEWDNHLSYILTSSLGSYEIEQQTGILNAGNDDFQDAVRRSVPEGHTFKGFPVQFLHRDPSRIISSCLKNTICSEIIECRGDRVRLAVRVLVSLFPDDVSATWVMFACTYKSVL; from the coding sequence ATGGCATTGCCGGCAGAAAAAGTCGTGGAGCTCAAACAAATCATTCATAATCAGATGAATCAGGCAAATATTCATGACCAGATCAAAGACATTATttcacaaagtttaaacaggCAGGACCCCGGCCCAAGCGATGAAAATTTTGACATCACAGAAGGACAAATATTAAGTGACCTGAAACGAAGAGGTGTTGTTGAGGATATTCTGTCTAAGCTTCAAGTCAGTTCACCTATGTATTCTGACCACTATAAACCAGCCACCCATGAGCCTTCAGCAGATGAGTATGCACGTTCAAAAGTTACAAGTAAAGCAGCTGTGAATCCGACCCGAAGGtacatttattttcatgttttagcTGGTAAAGCTTTTCTGGAGCATGTGAATGCAACAGGTGGTGCAGGATGTTCCATGTTCAAGTTACACTTGCATTTTCGTGGGCAGCGATTTTCTTCAAACCCAGTTCCAGTTGCATGCGAGCCTAATTTAAACGAGGCATTTCTTCTGGAGTTGCATTCTCCAGATGCTGGAGAGTCATCTGCAATGATGAATGTTGAGAACATGCTTTCTATTTGTGATCCTGTGCATTTAGTGCTGACCAAACATGATAATGATGGAACTTCTTCCCTTATATCCTCCCACAGTTTTGAATGGAGAGAAATTTTGACTGAAAAATGTGGCCAGGTTCGAAAAACCATTGAAATGATGGGAGTTGGTGCTGAATGTAAAGTTCCAGCTGGTATTATAGATGTCAGTGTAGAACTTGTACCACCTGTGAAGAATGTATTGCTGCCCGATATTTTAGATGCACAACTGCAATTAGAGAGACAACGTGCTGCAGAGAGAGATCgtctctttgttgtttatgCAAAGCAGTGGTGGAAGGAATACTTGGAAATACGATCCGAACACGAAACAAGACcggtcaaaatattttctcaAGATGAAACTGGGGTAAATCGCCTTGTGTGTTCTTATGTTTCTCCCCTGCAAGCTGGTAGGCTGATCACAAGTCCTAAAATGGCTGCGCGCTTTGTGAGCGCTATTCCATGTGAGAGCAATTCTTTTGGTGGTGCTGGTACCAATGCATCTAATTGGCAAACCACTCATTCATTTCTCTGTGCAAAGAAAGGTAGTTCTGAAGATCACAGCAACTTACTGTGTAGTTTACTGCTCGGATTTGGCCTTGAAGCCTATGTTTGCAGTGGTAAAAAGTCAAATAAGGCTGTTTGTACTTGGGTTATGACCATTCACTGTGACGGGAAGGTTTATTTTTGGGACTCTACCACTGGTCAAAGATATACACATCAAAGAGTTGACCCAAATGACCCACCTGCCACCAAACAACCCACAAACAAACACCCATTCAAGTCAATTGGTTGTGTGTACAACAATGAGCATTTCTATGCCAACATACAACCTTTGAACATTGTAGATACAACTAAATTCAACCTTCGAAATACCTCACTATGGAAAAGCATGCCAACAGATGCGATTACATCAGTTTCTGGAAACCTGTACCCAAGCATCTGTAGCCCTTTACCGAATCTCAAACCCCCCTCCTTAGATCCCGCATTAATGAGTAATACTTTAGAAGTTTCCCTAAAGGCTCAAGTCTTGATGCACCGAAAGCATTTGGATTTGTCAACTGAATGGGACAACCACCTGAGTTACATTCTAACATCATCACTTGGCAGTTATGAAATTGAACAACAAACTGGGATTCTTAACGCAGGAAATGATGACTTTCAAGACGCAGTACGTCGATCTGTTCCTGAGGGCCACACATTCAAAGGCTTCCCTGTTCAATTTCTTCATCGTGACCCAAGCAGAATAATCTCTTCTTGTCTCAAAAACACAATATGTTCTGAGATAATTGAATGTCGTGGAGACCGTGTGCGTTTAGCTGTACGTgttttggtttctttgtttCCAGATGATGTTTCTGCTACTTGGGTTATGTTCGCATGCACGTACAAATCGGTGTTATAA